One Festucalex cinctus isolate MCC-2025b chromosome 1, RoL_Fcin_1.0, whole genome shotgun sequence genomic region harbors:
- the fam117aa gene encoding protein FAM117A isoform X2, with amino-acid sequence MSGRSGAAPRGCSNSNVPLLPLRATVPYQLLLKTAERTSARPPKPTMRRTLSLDAILAPYLQGQWPKEPKEGPAGTCVCDKATQTPSCWAEETQARRSIGGHKRSASWGSAEHLKEVAKLRQQLQKRSRHAPPSVAGYESPHHQLTAGHAASVGQMSPLVPLSRLASRLRRSVEGLNLELEEVFVSEKRDDQHELLDIPDGHRAPVPVRRCSSGSQSESSPGPLDLALLSPSQSPCTLDPSLLSPSTSPSPLNPSLFSPSQSPDATSREVFCPSPSTLFPSYAVDPPALPLRLPCPDQRLSFQRPPPEGCEPLQVCQDTILAFSDESVHLQPSCPDLNKVNFTPHGGSAFCPVSLLKPLLPSMDLLFRGLSVSPVTGCPGQASPTRQLGMQ; translated from the exons ctgagcgGACCTCGGCCCGCCCGCCCAAGCCCACCATGCGGCGGACCCTCTCTTTGGATGCCATCCTAGCACCGTACCTGCAGGGGCAGTGGCCCAAAGAGCCCAAAGAGGGCCCGGCTGGGACCTGTGTCTGTGATAAGGCCACACAG ACACCATCTTGTTGGGCTGAGGAAACGCAGGCCAGGAGAAGTATTGGTGGTCACAAGCGTTCAGCATCGTGGGGCAGCGCCGAGCACCTCAAAGAG GTAGCCAAGCTGAGGCAGCAGCTGCAGAAGCGATCCCGCCATGCTCCTCCCTCCGTGGCAGGGTACGAATCACCTCACCACCAGCTGACCGCAGGCCACGCCGCGAGCGTCGGCCAG ATGTCACCCCTGGTGCCGCTGAGCAGACTGGCCTCGCGTCTACGGCGTAGCGTCGAGGGCCTCAACTTGGAGCTGGAGGAGGTGTTTGTGTCGGAAAAGCGCGACGACCAGCATGAG CTTTTGGACATCCCGGACGGACACAGGGCTCCCGTTCCGGTCCGAAGGTGCAGCAGCGGCTCCCAGAGCGAGTCCTCACCGGGGCCCTTGGATCTTGCCCTGCTGTCTCCTTCTCAGTCGCCGTGCACCTTGGATCCTTCCTTACTGTCTCCGTCCACCTCACCCTCGCCTTTGAACCCTTCGCTCTTCTCCCCTTCCCAATCACCAG ACGCGACTTCTCGTGAGGTCTTTTGTCCATCTCCTTCCACGCTTTTCCCTTCATATGCAGTGGATCCTCCTGCGTT GCCACTGCGGCTGCCGTGTCCTGACCAAAGATTGTCCTTCCAGCGGCCACCTCCAGAAGGTTGCGAGCCGCTTCAAGTGTGCCAGGACACAAT ATTGGCCTTTTCGGACGAGTCTGTCCACCTCCAGCCGTCCTGTCCCGACCTCAACAAGGTGAACTTCACCCCGCATGGTGGCTCTGCTTTCTGCCCCGTCAGCCTCCTCAAGCCCCTCCTGCCCTCCATGGACCTGCTCTTCCGCGGCTTGTCCGTCTCACCCGTCACCGGCTGCCCGGGCCAGGCATCTCCCACCAGGCAGCTGGGCATGCAGTAA
- the fam117aa gene encoding protein FAM117A isoform X1: MSGRSGAAPRGCSNSNVPLLPLRATVPYQLLLKTAERTSARPPKPTMRRTLSLDAILAPYLQGQWPKEPKEGPAGTCVCDKATQTPSCWAEETQARRSIGGHKRSASWGSAEHLKEVAKLRQQLQKRSRHAPPSVAGYESPHHQLTAGHAASVGQMSPLVPLSRLASRLRRSVEGLNLELEEVFVSEKRDDQHELLDIPDGHRAPVPVRRCSSGSQSESSPGPLDLALLSPSQSPCTLDPSLLSPSTSPSPLNPSLFSPSQSPDATSREVFCPSPSTLFPSYAVDPPALPPCASSSSSPPLRLPCPDQRLSFQRPPPEGCEPLQVCQDTILAFSDESVHLQPSCPDLNKVNFTPHGGSAFCPVSLLKPLLPSMDLLFRGLSVSPVTGCPGQASPTRQLGMQ; encoded by the exons ctgagcgGACCTCGGCCCGCCCGCCCAAGCCCACCATGCGGCGGACCCTCTCTTTGGATGCCATCCTAGCACCGTACCTGCAGGGGCAGTGGCCCAAAGAGCCCAAAGAGGGCCCGGCTGGGACCTGTGTCTGTGATAAGGCCACACAG ACACCATCTTGTTGGGCTGAGGAAACGCAGGCCAGGAGAAGTATTGGTGGTCACAAGCGTTCAGCATCGTGGGGCAGCGCCGAGCACCTCAAAGAG GTAGCCAAGCTGAGGCAGCAGCTGCAGAAGCGATCCCGCCATGCTCCTCCCTCCGTGGCAGGGTACGAATCACCTCACCACCAGCTGACCGCAGGCCACGCCGCGAGCGTCGGCCAG ATGTCACCCCTGGTGCCGCTGAGCAGACTGGCCTCGCGTCTACGGCGTAGCGTCGAGGGCCTCAACTTGGAGCTGGAGGAGGTGTTTGTGTCGGAAAAGCGCGACGACCAGCATGAG CTTTTGGACATCCCGGACGGACACAGGGCTCCCGTTCCGGTCCGAAGGTGCAGCAGCGGCTCCCAGAGCGAGTCCTCACCGGGGCCCTTGGATCTTGCCCTGCTGTCTCCTTCTCAGTCGCCGTGCACCTTGGATCCTTCCTTACTGTCTCCGTCCACCTCACCCTCGCCTTTGAACCCTTCGCTCTTCTCCCCTTCCCAATCACCAG ACGCGACTTCTCGTGAGGTCTTTTGTCCATCTCCTTCCACGCTTTTCCCTTCATATGCAGTGGATCCTCCTGCGTTGCCACCATGCgcgtcgtcgtcctcctcgcCGCCACTGCGGCTGCCGTGTCCTGACCAAAGATTGTCCTTCCAGCGGCCACCTCCAGAAGGTTGCGAGCCGCTTCAAGTGTGCCAGGACACAAT ATTGGCCTTTTCGGACGAGTCTGTCCACCTCCAGCCGTCCTGTCCCGACCTCAACAAGGTGAACTTCACCCCGCATGGTGGCTCTGCTTTCTGCCCCGTCAGCCTCCTCAAGCCCCTCCTGCCCTCCATGGACCTGCTCTTCCGCGGCTTGTCCGTCTCACCCGTCACCGGCTGCCCGGGCCAGGCATCTCCCACCAGGCAGCTGGGCATGCAGTAA
- the fam117aa gene encoding protein FAM117A isoform X3: MDSRVPARRSRVHVKKTTPSCWAEETQARRSIGGHKRSASWGSAEHLKEVAKLRQQLQKRSRHAPPSVAGYESPHHQLTAGHAASVGQMSPLVPLSRLASRLRRSVEGLNLELEEVFVSEKRDDQHELLDIPDGHRAPVPVRRCSSGSQSESSPGPLDLALLSPSQSPCTLDPSLLSPSTSPSPLNPSLFSPSQSPDATSREVFCPSPSTLFPSYAVDPPALPPCASSSSSPPLRLPCPDQRLSFQRPPPEGCEPLQVCQDTILAFSDESVHLQPSCPDLNKVNFTPHGGSAFCPVSLLKPLLPSMDLLFRGLSVSPVTGCPGQASPTRQLGMQ, encoded by the exons ATGGACAGCAGAGTGCCTGCTAGAAGATCGAGAGTCCATGTGAAGAAAACg ACACCATCTTGTTGGGCTGAGGAAACGCAGGCCAGGAGAAGTATTGGTGGTCACAAGCGTTCAGCATCGTGGGGCAGCGCCGAGCACCTCAAAGAG GTAGCCAAGCTGAGGCAGCAGCTGCAGAAGCGATCCCGCCATGCTCCTCCCTCCGTGGCAGGGTACGAATCACCTCACCACCAGCTGACCGCAGGCCACGCCGCGAGCGTCGGCCAG ATGTCACCCCTGGTGCCGCTGAGCAGACTGGCCTCGCGTCTACGGCGTAGCGTCGAGGGCCTCAACTTGGAGCTGGAGGAGGTGTTTGTGTCGGAAAAGCGCGACGACCAGCATGAG CTTTTGGACATCCCGGACGGACACAGGGCTCCCGTTCCGGTCCGAAGGTGCAGCAGCGGCTCCCAGAGCGAGTCCTCACCGGGGCCCTTGGATCTTGCCCTGCTGTCTCCTTCTCAGTCGCCGTGCACCTTGGATCCTTCCTTACTGTCTCCGTCCACCTCACCCTCGCCTTTGAACCCTTCGCTCTTCTCCCCTTCCCAATCACCAG ACGCGACTTCTCGTGAGGTCTTTTGTCCATCTCCTTCCACGCTTTTCCCTTCATATGCAGTGGATCCTCCTGCGTTGCCACCATGCgcgtcgtcgtcctcctcgcCGCCACTGCGGCTGCCGTGTCCTGACCAAAGATTGTCCTTCCAGCGGCCACCTCCAGAAGGTTGCGAGCCGCTTCAAGTGTGCCAGGACACAAT ATTGGCCTTTTCGGACGAGTCTGTCCACCTCCAGCCGTCCTGTCCCGACCTCAACAAGGTGAACTTCACCCCGCATGGTGGCTCTGCTTTCTGCCCCGTCAGCCTCCTCAAGCCCCTCCTGCCCTCCATGGACCTGCTCTTCCGCGGCTTGTCCGTCTCACCCGTCACCGGCTGCCCGGGCCAGGCATCTCCCACCAGGCAGCTGGGCATGCAGTAA